Within Pirellulales bacterium, the genomic segment GCGTATCGATCGGGCTGAACCCATAGCTGCGATAAACTCGCTGAGCAGTTGCAATCAGCCGCTCGCGCGGAATCATCTGTTCCGGCAGATAATCGCGAAAGCCTTTAAGCGTGCGGGGGGTAATCATGGAAATTTGTTCGTCGCCAGTAGTCATTGATTCGTGGTTGGTTCTCTCGGGCGAGTCGCGCGTTGCCAACCACTGCGGCGACCGACAGCTAACCACTGACTGGCAGCCGATCAAACCTTGAATTGTAGCAAGTCCATCAAGCTGCGGCGTCTGAAAAGACGGTTCAACCAGGGCCGACTCCTTATTCAAACTGCACAAAGTTTGCCGACCCCTTCGATGCTCCCTGAGAGGTGAAATGCTGTGGACGGGAAGTAGTTCAGAACGACGGTGAATCGGCGCCTGCTCGCATTATCGTATCACCGTCCCATCCGTCACGCTCACACGCTGAGCCGTCACGTGGGGTTTTCGCAATTCGGGCATGTAGCCACGCTGACCGTTGATCCCAACTTGCTTGCCGATGTAGGGTTGCATATTGATGCCAGGCGACGGAGTGACGAACGCGACCACCTGGTTTTGGTCGTTTACCAGTGCATATCGAGGTGCATTGGGACGCTGAGCTACAACCGGCGTCAGTTTGCCGACGCCGTCGAAGCGTACCGGCTCATCCACCGGCATGACCGGCGGTCGGGCCGCGGCAATCATACTCGAATTCTGCGGCAGACCGAGCAGGTCGTGACGGCGCTTGATGTCTTCGAATCGAGCGATGCGATTCAAGATTAGTCGTACCTTGCCGCGCTCGATCGCAGTGTCGGCACGTTCGAGTGCCACTTCGCCGCGACGCCGCAGGCCGGTAAATTCCCACGCGCTTGTGTCGTCGCTGACCATGGTCGACAGCGCCAGATCGAGCGATTGCAACTCAGCGTGCAGTGGATCGGACGCAGTGGAAGATACATCGGGCGGTTCGGAACTGGCCAATTTCGAGGCCTGGTTGGCGTCGCCGCTTTTCTCGGACCAAACCGCGCCATATTTTGCGCGAACCTTGGCTCGATCGGCATCGACCGGGTCCATCGGTTTTCGATGCAGGTCGCTGCGAGCACTTTTCGACGATGAAATTCCGGAGGGCAATTCTCGATCGAAATACTTGCCAAACACCCAGCGGAATTCGCCCGCAGGAGGCGAAATTTGGCACCACGATTG encodes:
- a CDS encoding SH3 domain-containing protein; its protein translation is MHPIRCNVVSACALIAAIVLADRAQCAEGFPYTAYANSDDIYVRSGPGKNYYPTDKLAKGTAVEVYRHDPGGWYAIRPPEGSFSWVPADALKPTGSGLAVVLKNRTSCFVGTSFSSARDVHQVRLDQGEEVEILDIKQVGEGENTQSWCQISPPAGEFRWVFGKYFDRELPSGISSSKSARSDLHRKPMDPVDADRAKVRAKYGAVWSEKSGDANQASKLASSEPPDVSSTASDPLHAELQSLDLALSTMVSDDTSAWEFTGLRRRGEVALERADTAIERGKVRLILNRIARFEDIKRRHDLLGLPQNSSMIAAARPPVMPVDEPVRFDGVGKLTPVVAQRPNAPRYALVNDQNQVVAFVTPSPGINMQPYIGKQVGINGQRGYMPELRKPHVTAQRVSVTDGTVIR